The proteins below come from a single Myxococcales bacterium genomic window:
- a CDS encoding ATP-dependent Clp protease proteolytic subunit, producing MMPRRLIPSLRTGLIWLGLLALFAGSATARHINVITIDGSINPASSDYLQGAIQQSESDGAEMLLLELDTPGGLLSSTKDIIQAMLNAKVPVVVFVSPKGAWAASAGTFITLAGHIAAMAPGTSIGAASPISASGGGGTREEDNKRSDVSMEKA from the coding sequence ATGATGCCGCGCAGGTTGATTCCCTCACTGCGGACCGGGTTGATCTGGCTTGGGCTGCTCGCGCTGTTCGCCGGTAGCGCCACGGCCCGCCACATCAACGTCATTACGATCGACGGTTCGATCAATCCGGCGTCTTCCGACTATCTCCAGGGCGCGATCCAGCAGAGCGAATCCGACGGTGCTGAAATGCTGCTCCTCGAGCTCGATACGCCGGGCGGTCTGCTCAGCTCTACGAAAGACATCATTCAGGCGATGCTCAATGCCAAAGTTCCGGTGGTCGTGTTCGTTTCGCCCAAGGGAGCCTGGGCGGCTTCCGCGGGAACCTTCATCACACTGGCTGGCCACATCGCAGCCATGGCACCGGGCACCAGCATCGGCGCGGCGTCCCCGATCAGCGCGTCGGGTGGGGGGGGCACGCGCGAAGAGGACAATAAACGCTCCGACGTGTCGATGGAGAAGGCCG